A single genomic interval of Spinacia oleracea cultivar Varoflay chromosome 6, BTI_SOV_V1, whole genome shotgun sequence harbors:
- the LOC130462395 gene encoding uncharacterized protein has translation MCEDLIFKLVGHELEDISILDIKPWVMHAEVAEKFLSFENQVFLAGDAAHRFPPAGGFGMNTGIQDAQNLAWKLAAVVNDCHI, from the exons ATGTGTGAGGATTTGATTTTTAAATTGGTTGGTCATGAGCTTGAAGATATATCTATACTCGATATTAAGCCTTGGGTAATGCATGCTGAAGTTGCTGAGAAGTTTTTGTCCTTTGAAAACCAAGTTTTTCTAGCTGGTGATGCCGCTCATCGTTTTCCTCCAGCCGGTGGATTTG GCATGAATACTGGGATTCAGGATGCTCAAAATCTTGCTTGGAAGCTGGCTGCAGTTGTCAACG ATTGCCATATTTAA
- the LOC110800280 gene encoding CBL-interacting serine/threonine-protein kinase 21-like, whose protein sequence is MEEEARKVVVVVEPRGEEEVRSGEERAVRSGGSEQREARPFRILPIEAGNLKPPSTGSVEANITKARPNHMLKPGSLLSTECGSPSYVAPEELNKKTYDGAAAYVWACGVILFELCVGYLPFTDPNLLNLYTKIISLLQECYTDDVRAVFEPEKVMTIYKKHHSKMNMLTKCQGFFFQGSSDEKIFPETQGFINAFQLIAMSSDLDLSTLFEDTMKIQLKSKFRSSFSLLVEVIEVAPTNCVVEVPKPAEEAGIYKEVFSGFYP, encoded by the exons ATGGAAGAGGAGGcgaggaaggtggtggtggtggtggagccgcgcggtgaAGAGGAGGTGAGGAGCGGTGAGGAGCGCGCGGTGAGGAGCGGTGGAAG CGAACAACGGGAAGCCCGCCCCTTTAGAATACtacctattgaggcgggcaacttaaagcccccttcaacaggttCTGTAGAAGCGAACATAACAAAAGCCCGCCCCAACCACATGCTTAAA CCTGGAAGTTTATTGTCAACAGAATGTGGTTCTCCAAGCTATGTAGCACCTGAG GAATTGAATAAGAAAACTTACGATGGAGCAGCTGCATATGTCTGGGCTTGTGGAGTGATCTTATTTGAGTTGTGTGTTGGTTATCTACCATTCACTGACCCCAATCTATTGAATTTGTACACAAAG ATTATAAGCCTGCTGCAGGAATGCTACACAGATGATGTTCGAGCAGTTTTTGAACCTGAAAAGGTAATGACTATATACAAGAAACACCATTCAAAGATGAACATGCTAACTAAATGCCAAGGCTTTTTCTTTCAGGGAAGTTCAGACGAAAAAATTTTCCCTGAAACTCAAGGATTTATCAATGCCTTCCAACTGATCGCAATGTCTAGCGACCTTGATTTGTCAACCCTATTTGAAGA CACGATGAAAATACAACTAAAATCGAAGTTCCGTTCATCTTTTAGCCTGTTGGTTGAGGTGATTGAAGTGGCACCAACAAATTGTGTTGTGGAAGTACCAAAACCTGCTGAAGAAGCAGGAATATATAAAGAGGTATTTTCAGGATTCTACCCCTGa